Proteins encoded in a region of the Clostridium beijerinckii genome:
- a CDS encoding trans-sulfuration enzyme family protein yields MTLKKSFETIAVSGVSGGDKETGAISFPIYQAATFKHHGLNNSTGYDYARAQNPTREEAEKTLAVLEGGKSAIGFSSGVAAITACIHLFKSGDHIILSDDLYGGTYRLFDDIFRDFGLEATFIDTTVTKNILNSIKENTKAILIETPSNPMMKVTDIRAVAEITKTNNLLLIVDNTFLTPYYQRPLELGADLVVHSGTKFLGGHHDLLAGFIVVNDEEILEKLRRIHMSTGATLSPFDSWLILRGIKTLHIRLERSQENTLKIAKFLEGNPKVEKVYYVGLEGFEGYELNKKQSTGFGATLSFRVKEKELVAKILERVKVIRFAESLGGVETLITYPFTQTHSEIPEEIKQRLGVDEYLLRLSVGIENVEDLLKDLENAIGK; encoded by the coding sequence ATGACTTTAAAAAAATCTTTTGAAACAATTGCAGTCAGTGGAGTATCAGGTGGAGATAAAGAAACGGGTGCTATAAGTTTTCCTATATATCAGGCAGCTACATTTAAACATCATGGCCTTAATAATAGCACAGGATATGATTATGCAAGAGCTCAAAATCCAACTAGAGAAGAAGCTGAAAAAACATTAGCTGTTTTAGAAGGTGGAAAATCAGCGATAGGGTTTTCGTCAGGAGTTGCAGCAATTACAGCCTGTATACATTTATTTAAGTCTGGAGATCATATAATCTTATCTGATGATTTATATGGTGGGACATATAGATTATTTGATGATATTTTTAGAGATTTTGGATTAGAAGCTACCTTCATTGATACTACAGTTACTAAAAATATATTAAATTCTATAAAAGAAAATACAAAGGCAATACTTATAGAAACGCCATCTAACCCTATGATGAAGGTAACAGATATAAGAGCAGTTGCAGAAATAACAAAAACAAATAATTTACTGTTAATTGTGGATAATACTTTCTTAACTCCGTACTATCAAAGGCCGCTAGAACTAGGAGCAGATTTAGTGGTTCATAGTGGAACAAAGTTTTTAGGTGGGCATCATGATTTACTTGCAGGATTCATAGTAGTAAATGATGAAGAAATATTAGAAAAACTCAGAAGAATTCACATGTCAACAGGAGCAACTTTATCTCCATTTGATTCATGGTTAATTTTAAGAGGTATAAAGACTTTACATATAAGGTTGGAAAGGTCACAAGAGAATACGCTTAAGATAGCTAAGTTTTTAGAAGGTAATCCTAAAGTAGAAAAGGTGTATTATGTAGGTCTAGAAGGTTTTGAGGGCTATGAATTAAATAAGAAACAATCGACAGGTTTTGGGGCAACATTATCGTTTAGAGTAAAAGAAAAAGAATTAGTTGCCAAGATTTTAGAAAGAGTTAAAGTAATAAGATTTGCAGAGAGTCTAGGGGGAGTGGAGACGTTAATAACATATCCATTTACCCAAACACATTCAGAGATACCGGAAGAAATTAAGCAAAGACTTGGAGTAGATGAATATCTGCTTAGGCTATCAGTAGGAATAGAGAATGTAGAAGATTTGCTAAAAGATCTGGAAAATGCTATAGGAAAATAA
- a CDS encoding trans-sulfuration enzyme family protein, translating into MNFGTKLIHASGDIDPTTGSVSTPIYQTSTFHQFDIENFGKYDYARSGNPTRDVVEKLIAELEGGECGFAFASGMAAICSVLSIFSAGDHVIICGDVYGGTYRATTKLFSRFNIEFTFVDASNIDEIEKAFKENTKGLYLETPSNPLLKVIDLRTASKLAKENGAITIVDNTFMSPYLQRPIELGVDIVVHSATKFLGGHSDVIAGLVVTKTKDLGDRVYQIQNTFGAVLGPQDSWLLVRGIKTLKVRLDVLQKSAQKLAEWLESREEVEKVYYLGLPSMEGRELHLEQADGAGAVLSFKFKTFERTKIFLNNVKNVAVAVSLGSVETIVSYPAKMSHASIPKEEREELGITDTLIRVSVGLEDIDDLIESFREAMEK; encoded by the coding sequence ATGAATTTTGGAACAAAATTAATACATGCAAGTGGAGATATAGATCCGACAACAGGATCAGTAAGCACTCCAATATATCAGACATCAACATTTCACCAATTTGATATAGAGAATTTCGGAAAATACGATTATGCAAGATCAGGTAATCCAACTAGAGATGTGGTAGAGAAATTAATTGCAGAACTTGAAGGTGGTGAGTGTGGATTTGCATTTGCATCAGGAATGGCAGCTATTTGCTCTGTATTATCAATATTCTCTGCAGGAGATCATGTTATAATATGTGGAGATGTATATGGTGGAACATATAGAGCTACTACAAAATTATTCTCAAGATTCAATATAGAATTCACTTTTGTAGATGCATCAAATATTGATGAAATAGAAAAAGCATTCAAAGAAAATACTAAAGGTCTTTATTTAGAGACACCTTCAAATCCACTGCTAAAAGTTATAGACTTAAGGACAGCTAGTAAATTAGCTAAAGAAAATGGAGCAATAACTATAGTGGATAATACATTTATGTCACCATATTTGCAAAGACCTATTGAGTTAGGAGTTGATATTGTTGTTCACAGTGCAACTAAGTTTCTTGGAGGTCATAGCGATGTTATAGCAGGTCTTGTTGTAACTAAAACAAAGGATTTAGGAGATAGAGTTTATCAAATACAAAATACTTTTGGTGCAGTACTTGGACCACAAGACTCGTGGCTTTTAGTTAGAGGTATCAAAACATTAAAAGTTAGACTAGATGTACTTCAAAAAAGTGCTCAAAAGTTAGCAGAATGGCTTGAATCTAGAGAAGAAGTTGAAAAAGTATATTATCTTGGATTACCTTCTATGGAAGGAAGAGAACTACATTTAGAACAAGCAGATGGAGCAGGTGCTGTATTATCATTTAAATTTAAAACATTTGAAAGAACAAAAATATTTTTAAATAATGTAAAGAATGTAGCGGTGGCTGTTAGCTTGGGTAGTGTTGAAACGATAGTATCATATCCAGCTAAGATGAGTCATGCCTCAATTCCAAAAGAAGAAAGAGAAGAGCTTGGAATAACAGATACATTGATAAGAGTATCCGTAGGATTAGAAGATATAGATGATTTAATAGAGTCATTTAGAGAAGCAATGGAGAAATAA
- a CDS encoding MarR family winged helix-turn-helix transcriptional regulator codes for MEKENLFKVADSLVNFLWIIQSNIFKVQDISKIFQSLHENSKQCCSDFSIPPSHARVIFYLFHSNSSPISQIADNIGISKSNMTPIIENLINYELVNRYPDPNDRRVLRVELTPKAYDLLNSLRNAICNSFAEKISSLSDDEVITLDDSIINLISILKKLN; via the coding sequence ATGGAAAAAGAAAATTTATTTAAAGTTGCAGATTCCTTAGTTAACTTTTTATGGATTATTCAAAGTAATATATTCAAAGTACAAGATATATCTAAAATTTTTCAATCATTGCATGAAAATAGCAAACAATGTTGCTCTGATTTTTCTATTCCTCCTTCACATGCCAGAGTTATATTCTATCTTTTTCACAGTAATTCATCTCCTATTTCTCAAATAGCAGATAATATAGGCATATCAAAATCTAATATGACTCCAATTATAGAAAACCTCATTAATTATGAACTAGTTAATAGATACCCAGACCCTAATGATAGAAGGGTTCTTAGAGTTGAGCTAACACCAAAAGCTTATGATTTACTAAATTCTCTCCGTAATGCAATTTGTAACTCTTTTGCTGAAAAAATCTCTTCTCTTTCTGATGATGAAGTAATTACATTAGATGATTCTATAATAAACCTTATAAGTATATTAAAAAAATTAAATTAA
- a CDS encoding PTS mannitol transporter subunit IICB — METNKSSLKGSVQRLGSFLSGMVLPNIGAFIAWGLITALFIPTGWIPNEYLGKLVDPMIKYLLPLLIGYTGGKMVYGHRGGVVGAIATAGVVIGASIPMFLGAMIMGPLGGYVIKKVDQLFEGKIPTGFEMLVNNFSAGIFGGLVSILAYTCIEPVVTAFSNGLGSLATVVTNMGLLPLIDIFIEPAKILFLNNAINHGILTPLGVQQAQEVGKSIFFLLEANPGPGLGILLAYTLFGKGNAKQSAPGAIIIHFLGGIHEIYFPYILMKPVLILAAIAGGICADLVFVLTHAGLRAAASPGSIFAVLTMTASDSYLGVLAGVAVGTIVSFLVASVILKASKDNGEGENLEEAQAKMKGMKAESKGAKASETAVNVSKADVKLIVFACDAGMGSSAMGESILKKALKDAGITDVGVKHSSVDSIPQEADVVFTQENLVERARKSAKTANIITVKNFLDRSKYDEFINTLK; from the coding sequence ATGGAAACTAACAAATCGTCTCTTAAAGGAAGCGTGCAAAGATTAGGTAGTTTTTTAAGCGGTATGGTATTACCTAACATTGGTGCATTTATTGCTTGGGGTTTAATTACAGCTTTATTCATTCCAACAGGATGGATTCCAAATGAATATTTAGGCAAGTTAGTAGACCCAATGATAAAGTATTTATTACCATTACTTATTGGTTATACTGGTGGTAAGATGGTATATGGACACAGAGGTGGCGTTGTTGGTGCAATAGCCACAGCAGGAGTTGTAATTGGTGCTTCTATTCCTATGTTCTTAGGAGCAATGATTATGGGACCTCTTGGTGGATATGTTATCAAGAAGGTTGACCAATTATTTGAAGGAAAAATTCCAACAGGTTTTGAAATGTTAGTTAATAACTTTTCAGCTGGTATTTTTGGTGGACTTGTATCAATCTTAGCGTATACTTGTATTGAACCAGTAGTTACTGCATTTTCAAATGGTTTAGGAAGTTTAGCAACAGTAGTTACAAATATGGGACTTTTACCATTAATAGATATATTTATTGAGCCTGCTAAGATATTATTCTTAAACAATGCAATTAATCATGGAATATTAACTCCACTTGGAGTACAACAGGCGCAAGAAGTTGGTAAGTCAATATTCTTCTTACTTGAAGCAAATCCAGGTCCAGGGCTTGGTATACTTTTAGCTTATACTTTATTCGGAAAAGGAAATGCGAAACAATCAGCTCCAGGAGCTATAATAATTCACTTCCTTGGAGGAATACATGAAATATATTTCCCTTACATTTTAATGAAACCAGTATTAATACTAGCAGCAATAGCTGGTGGAATATGTGCAGATTTAGTTTTTGTATTAACTCATGCAGGTCTTAGAGCAGCAGCATCTCCAGGAAGTATATTTGCAGTATTAACTATGACAGCAAGTGATTCATATTTAGGAGTTTTAGCAGGTGTTGCAGTAGGAACAATTGTATCATTCCTAGTTGCATCAGTAATTCTTAAGGCATCAAAGGACAATGGAGAAGGAGAAAATCTTGAAGAAGCTCAAGCTAAGATGAAAGGTATGAAAGCAGAAAGCAAAGGTGCAAAAGCTTCAGAAACTGCAGTTAATGTATCAAAAGCTGATGTTAAATTAATAGTTTTTGCTTGTGACGCAGGTATGGGATCTTCTGCAATGGGAGAATCTATTCTTAAAAAAGCATTAAAAGATGCTGGAATTACTGATGTTGGAGTTAAGCATTCATCAGTTGATAGCATTCCACAAGAAGCAGATGTTGTATTTACTCAAGAAAACTTAGTTGAAAGAGCAAGAAAATCAGCTAAAACTGCTAATATAATTACAGTTAAGAACTTCTTAGATCGTTCTAAGTATGATGAGTTTATTAACACATTAAAATAA
- a CDS encoding BglG family transcription antiterminator translates to MNNLTPRQQFILSTVLNEGTFNIKRLHKDLDISERTILRELSSINKRLKKNSITIFNDENMNLSISGNKENIEEIKKSLDMVPIPWLLSKEQRQIVIICELLVSNEPLKASYFCHKFNVVMGSISLDIDNIEERLISKNLCVIRKRSYGISIQGSEWNKRNALVELFFDFKPFEDLIAFLYDEKVDPIVKTLFNIVFGNEAIQLVKDILKDIDFDYLKGNDVKYFSLFIQVLLSIKKTKNGEIIYLPQEIKNSILSLEEYKKIQYLGSVLQKNNIDICEDELVYLCLYLSDYKYFFNNKHLIESDINYENIAKEVTEEISTKIYVDITKDEQLIRDLTQHFKQTFYMLNLGLKVINPLINEIKEHYSELYKIIKNTCRLIFSRYNFKIPPEEVGYITMHIAVAVQKQQAMSKNIKALVLCPSGIGTARILCSKVKSIFNEINVIDVVSLHDINSIIDKNKYDLILSTVPVNLKTKHNLIVVSHFMTEVDIENISNFISNFKASNNERELELFAQTKDNTVTNHEYELANTMVKNFQLKKSDSDSFIDLINYIVDDIHKIDIGTDKEVIRDLIFKREENGNVVIPGTHVALIHTRSDTITSPFVGVYRINNPLSMKSIGFSTEDVDTFIVMFARSTESNYILKILGKISVSLIEKKEFVEMLRLSNTIDIRDYLINIINNEEED, encoded by the coding sequence ATGAATAATTTAACGCCTAGACAACAATTCATATTAAGTACAGTATTAAATGAAGGAACTTTTAATATAAAACGGCTTCATAAAGATCTTGACATAAGTGAGAGAACTATTTTAAGAGAACTTTCTTCTATTAATAAAAGATTAAAGAAGAATAGTATAACTATATTTAATGACGAAAATATGAATTTAAGTATTTCAGGTAATAAAGAAAATATAGAGGAGATAAAGAAATCATTAGATATGGTTCCGATTCCTTGGCTATTAAGTAAAGAACAGAGACAAATAGTTATTATATGTGAACTATTAGTTAGTAATGAGCCACTAAAAGCTTCGTACTTTTGTCATAAGTTCAATGTTGTAATGGGAAGTATAAGCCTTGATATAGACAACATTGAAGAAAGGCTAATATCTAAGAATTTATGTGTGATTAGAAAGCGTAGCTATGGGATAAGTATTCAAGGATCAGAGTGGAATAAGAGAAATGCATTAGTGGAGCTATTCTTTGATTTTAAACCTTTTGAAGATTTAATAGCATTTCTTTATGATGAAAAGGTTGATCCGATAGTTAAAACTTTGTTTAACATTGTTTTTGGGAATGAAGCTATCCAATTGGTAAAGGATATATTAAAAGATATAGATTTTGATTATCTTAAAGGAAATGATGTCAAATATTTTAGTTTGTTTATCCAAGTATTGCTATCTATAAAGAAGACAAAAAATGGAGAAATTATATATTTACCTCAAGAGATTAAAAATAGTATATTATCTTTAGAGGAATATAAAAAAATACAATATTTAGGCAGTGTTCTGCAAAAGAATAATATAGATATATGTGAAGATGAACTTGTTTACTTATGTTTATATTTAAGTGATTACAAGTACTTTTTTAACAATAAGCATCTTATAGAATCAGACATTAATTATGAGAATATTGCTAAAGAGGTTACAGAGGAAATATCAACAAAGATATATGTAGATATTACTAAAGATGAGCAGCTAATAAGGGATTTGACTCAGCATTTTAAACAAACATTTTATATGCTGAATTTAGGATTGAAAGTTATAAATCCTTTGATTAATGAAATAAAGGAACATTATTCAGAGTTATATAAAATTATAAAAAATACTTGCAGATTAATATTCTCTAGGTATAATTTTAAGATTCCTCCAGAAGAGGTTGGATATATAACAATGCATATTGCTGTTGCAGTACAAAAGCAACAGGCGATGTCAAAGAATATAAAAGCACTTGTTTTATGTCCAAGTGGCATAGGAACGGCAAGAATACTTTGTAGTAAAGTAAAGTCTATATTTAATGAAATCAATGTTATTGATGTAGTCTCTTTACATGACATTAATAGTATAATTGATAAAAATAAATATGATTTGATCCTATCCACTGTTCCTGTAAACTTGAAAACAAAACATAACCTGATTGTTGTTTCTCACTTTATGACTGAAGTAGATATAGAGAATATAAGTAATTTTATTTCTAACTTTAAAGCTAGTAATAATGAAAGAGAACTAGAATTATTTGCTCAAACAAAAGACAATACAGTAACAAATCACGAATATGAATTAGCCAATACGATGGTTAAGAATTTTCAGCTAAAAAAATCAGATAGTGATTCATTTATTGATTTAATAAATTATATAGTAGATGATATTCACAAGATTGATATTGGAACAGATAAAGAAGTAATAAGGGATCTTATATTTAAGAGAGAGGAAAATGGAAATGTTGTAATTCCGGGAACTCATGTAGCCCTTATACACACAAGAAGTGATACAATAACTTCTCCATTTGTAGGAGTGTATAGAATAAACAACCCTTTATCTATGAAGAGTATAGGATTTTCCACAGAAGATGTAGATACCTTTATAGTAATGTTTGCAAGAAGTACTGAAAGTAATTATATACTTAAGATTCTTGGAAAAATAAGCGTTTCATTAATAGAAAAGAAAGAATTTGTTGAAATGCTAAGACTAAGTAACACTATAGATATTAGAGATTATTTAATTAATATTATAAATAACGAGGAGGAAGACTAA
- a CDS encoding PTS sugar transporter subunit IIA has product MEKGILVKEGIVLNVASESKDKAIERVGKLLINGGYVKDNYIEGMKAREEEVTTYMGNGVAIPHGMNEYKKEILETGIVIAQYPNGVDFGEGNTAYIVIGIAGKGDEHMEILSKIALTIQYEENVERLRKAKTPEEIMEIIEEGEM; this is encoded by the coding sequence ATGGAAAAAGGAATTTTAGTAAAAGAAGGAATAGTATTAAATGTTGCGTCAGAATCTAAGGACAAGGCGATAGAAAGAGTTGGTAAACTTTTAATTAATGGAGGATACGTTAAAGACAATTATATAGAGGGAATGAAAGCTAGAGAAGAAGAAGTTACAACTTACATGGGAAATGGGGTTGCTATTCCTCATGGTATGAATGAATACAAGAAAGAAATACTTGAAACAGGAATAGTTATAGCTCAATATCCTAATGGTGTAGACTTTGGTGAAGGCAATACTGCTTATATAGTAATAGGAATAGCAGGAAAAGGCGATGAACATATGGAGATATTATCAAAGATAGCTTTAACTATTCAATATGAAGAAAATGTTGAAAGACTTAGAAAAGCAAAGACACCAGAAGAAATAATGGAGATTATAGAAGAAGGAGAAATGTAA
- a CDS encoding mannitol-1-phosphate 5-dehydrogenase: MKAIQFGAGNIGRGFIGALLSKAGYHVVFADVNKEVIDKINEDKKYTIHVMDVNCEEIVVENISGVISINDEILDEIKEAEIITTAVGLVVLPRIAPTIAKGIQLRKEAGIKTTLNIIACENAIKASSQLKAEVEKCLSEEEKAYLEEFVGFPDCSVDRIVPPVKSENILDVVVEKFYEWNVEEKAFKGTIPAIEGMNLADNLMAYIERKLFTLNTGHAITAYIGNLKGYGTIDESIADEKIYNIVKKAMTESGMGLVEKHKFDKEAHFKYIDKIIGRFKNPYLKDDVSRVGREPLRKLSDSDRLIKPLMTARGFDLSVDNLLLGVGAALHYNNQEDTQSVKLQELIKEKGVKGAIAEVANIDDNDLLEKIEKAYNDVLAI; the protein is encoded by the coding sequence ATGAAAGCAATTCAATTCGGTGCAGGAAACATAGGAAGAGGATTCATAGGTGCATTACTTTCAAAAGCAGGATATCATGTAGTATTTGCTGATGTAAATAAAGAAGTAATTGATAAAATCAATGAAGATAAAAAATATACAATACATGTAATGGATGTAAATTGCGAAGAAATAGTAGTTGAAAACATAAGCGGAGTTATTTCTATAAACGATGAAATTTTAGATGAAATAAAAGAAGCTGAAATTATAACAACAGCAGTAGGTCTTGTTGTATTACCAAGAATAGCTCCAACAATAGCTAAAGGAATACAACTTAGAAAAGAAGCAGGAATCAAAACAACATTAAATATAATTGCATGTGAAAATGCAATAAAAGCAAGTTCTCAATTAAAAGCAGAAGTTGAAAAATGTCTAAGCGAAGAAGAAAAAGCTTATTTAGAAGAATTTGTTGGATTCCCAGATTGCTCTGTAGATAGAATTGTTCCACCAGTTAAGAGTGAAAATATTCTAGATGTAGTAGTTGAAAAATTCTATGAATGGAATGTTGAAGAAAAAGCATTCAAAGGAACTATTCCAGCAATTGAAGGAATGAATTTAGCAGATAATTTAATGGCTTATATAGAAAGAAAGCTATTTACATTAAATACTGGTCATGCAATTACAGCATATATAGGAAATTTAAAAGGTTATGGAACAATAGATGAAAGTATAGCTGATGAAAAAATATATAATATTGTTAAGAAAGCAATGACAGAAAGTGGAATGGGCTTAGTAGAAAAGCATAAGTTTGATAAAGAAGCTCACTTCAAATATATAGATAAGATTATTGGAAGATTTAAAAACCCTTATTTAAAAGATGATGTATCAAGAGTTGGAAGAGAACCACTTAGAAAGCTAAGTGATAGCGACAGATTAATAAAGCCACTAATGACTGCTAGAGGATTTGACTTAAGCGTTGACAATTTATTACTAGGAGTAGGTGCAGCATTACACTACAATAATCAAGAAGATACACAAAGTGTAAAACTACAAGAATTAATAAAGGAAAAGGGCGTAAAAGGAGCTATAGCAGAAGTTGCTAATATAGATGATAATGACTTACTAGAAAAGATAGAAAAGGCATATAATGATGTTTTAGCAATATAG
- the glmS gene encoding glutamine--fructose-6-phosphate transaminase (isomerizing), translating to MCGIVGYLGSRSAKSFLVDGLSKLEYRGYDSAGIAVVNDGKVSIEKHKGRLTNLTDNLGQGKAEGTLGIGHTRWATHGEPSDINSHPHQSSKGDITVVHNGIIENYLELRQWLKGEGYEFVSQTDTEVIPNLIHYYYEGDLFKAVVKATERLEGSYALGVVTGAEPDKLIAVRKDSPLIVGLGQDETFIASDIPAIISYTRDIYLLEDREFVVISKDGAKILSADGSEIKKDVFKVTWNEDAAEKGGYDSFMLKEINEQPKAIRDTMASRLSMSHDITFGDFKLSKEDLNNIDRIFIVACGTAYNAGLMGRVAIEKLARIPVEVDIASEFRYKDPLVTDKSLVITLSQSGETADTLAVLRDCKKAGAKTLAITNVVGSTISREADDVLYTMAGPEIAVASTKAYTTQVVVMYMMAMYFSELKGLMTKELEKELKEALLLVPEKVQVILDKASEVEEIANLLTDETDVFYLGRGADYALSIEASLKLKEISYIHSEAYAGGELKHGTIALIEEGTKVIALLTQKSLREKMVSNIVEVKARGAEVIAIAYENDVLDESIFDKVIRIPELLNLVSPIVAVVALQLLAYYTARNKGCDIDKPRNLAKSVTVE from the coding sequence ATGTGCGGAATAGTTGGATATTTAGGAAGTAGATCAGCAAAATCTTTTTTAGTAGATGGATTATCAAAGTTAGAGTATAGAGGTTATGATTCAGCAGGTATTGCAGTTGTTAATGATGGTAAGGTAAGTATCGAAAAGCATAAAGGTCGTCTTACTAACTTAACTGATAATTTAGGACAAGGTAAAGCTGAAGGAACACTTGGTATCGGTCATACTAGATGGGCAACTCATGGAGAACCATCAGATATTAATTCACATCCACACCAAAGTTCAAAGGGAGATATTACTGTAGTTCATAACGGAATTATAGAAAACTATCTAGAACTTAGACAATGGCTTAAAGGAGAAGGATACGAATTTGTATCTCAAACAGATACTGAAGTAATACCAAATTTGATTCACTACTATTATGAAGGAGATCTTTTTAAAGCAGTAGTTAAAGCTACTGAAAGACTAGAAGGAAGTTATGCATTAGGTGTAGTAACTGGAGCAGAACCAGACAAGCTAATTGCAGTAAGAAAAGATAGTCCACTAATTGTTGGTTTAGGACAAGATGAAACATTTATTGCTTCAGATATTCCAGCGATAATAAGCTATACAAGAGATATATATCTTTTAGAAGATAGAGAATTTGTTGTTATAAGCAAAGATGGCGCTAAAATTTTAAGCGCTGATGGAAGTGAAATAAAGAAAGATGTTTTCAAAGTAACTTGGAATGAAGATGCTGCTGAAAAAGGTGGATATGATTCATTCATGTTAAAGGAAATCAACGAGCAACCAAAAGCTATTAGAGATACAATGGCATCAAGATTATCAATGAGCCATGATATCACTTTTGGAGACTTTAAGTTATCAAAAGAGGATCTTAATAATATAGATAGAATATTTATAGTAGCTTGTGGAACTGCATATAATGCAGGACTCATGGGAAGAGTAGCAATTGAAAAATTAGCAAGAATTCCAGTTGAAGTTGATATAGCATCAGAATTTAGATATAAAGACCCATTAGTAACTGATAAATCCCTTGTAATAACATTAAGTCAATCAGGAGAAACTGCTGATACATTAGCGGTTCTTAGAGATTGTAAGAAAGCTGGAGCTAAAACTTTAGCTATAACAAATGTTGTGGGAAGTACAATTTCTAGAGAAGCTGACGACGTATTATATACAATGGCAGGTCCAGAAATTGCAGTAGCTTCTACTAAAGCATATACAACACAAGTTGTTGTTATGTATATGATGGCAATGTATTTCAGTGAATTAAAGGGATTAATGACTAAGGAATTAGAAAAAGAGTTAAAAGAAGCATTATTATTAGTACCTGAAAAAGTTCAAGTGATTTTAGATAAAGCAAGTGAAGTAGAAGAAATTGCAAATCTTTTAACTGATGAAACAGATGTATTCTATTTAGGTAGAGGTGCTGACTATGCATTATCTATAGAAGCATCATTAAAGCTTAAAGAAATTTCATATATTCATTCAGAAGCATATGCTGGTGGAGAATTAAAACATGGAACAATTGCTTTAATAGAAGAAGGAACTAAAGTAATAGCATTATTAACTCAAAAATCATTAAGAGAAAAAATGGTAAGTAATATAGTTGAAGTTAAAGCTAGAGGAGCAGAAGTAATTGCAATTGCTTACGAAAATGATGTATTAGATGAATCAATTTTCGATAAAGTAATTAGGATTCCAGAACTTCTTAACTTAGTTTCACCAATAGTTGCTGTAGTTGCATTACAACTTTTAGCTTACTATACAGCTAGAAATAAAGGTTGCGATATAGACAAGCCAAGAAACTTAGCTAAATCAGTAACAGTTGAATAA
- a CDS encoding TetR/AcrR family transcriptional regulator: MLQNKHDIRTKRTHQQIRDALIDLISEKHFDNITVGDITNRAMINRSTFYRYYQDKYDVVLKIFEDAMEIMKKDLGPPKSSLKYLNEEQRSDPWVKLFEHFAENSRLYLAMLDDSCNIWFISRLRSHIISMFRERENLRSSFIMNKEDCSPEIQEMAFLFTANALIGTIDWWLKSNCTHDSEKMSYLFRSYFKNGYVGMLNKD, translated from the coding sequence ATGTTGCAGAATAAACATGATATTCGAACAAAACGGACACATCAACAAATAAGGGATGCACTTATTGATCTTATTTCTGAAAAACACTTTGATAACATTACAGTTGGTGATATCACTAATAGAGCTATGATTAATCGTTCTACTTTTTATAGGTATTATCAAGATAAATACGATGTTGTACTAAAAATTTTTGAAGACGCAATGGAAATAATGAAGAAAGATTTAGGCCCTCCAAAATCCAGCCTTAAGTATCTTAATGAAGAACAAAGATCTGATCCATGGGTGAAACTATTTGAACACTTTGCTGAAAACAGTCGATTATATTTGGCAATGCTGGATGATTCATGTAACATATGGTTCATATCTAGACTTCGTAGCCACATTATCTCAATGTTTAGAGAACGTGAAAATTTACGAAGCTCTTTCATAATGAATAAAGAAGACTGCTCACCAGAGATTCAAGAAATGGCGTTCTTATTTACCGCTAATGCTTTAATCGGTACTATTGATTGGTGGTTAAAGTCAAACTGTACTCATGATTCAGAGAAAATGTCTTATTTATTTAGATCTTATTTTAAAAATGGCTATGTAGGAATGCTGAATAAAGATTAA